In the Flavobacterium sp. J372 genome, one interval contains:
- a CDS encoding YqaE/Pmp3 family membrane protein has translation MRYVIAFFLPWLSLILQGKIVSGIVCLILQVTIIGWIPAAIWAFTSLNRMYADRRTTRIIRAMGGR, from the coding sequence ATGAGATACGTGATTGCGTTTTTCTTGCCGTGGTTGTCGCTTATTCTGCAAGGTAAAATTGTAAGCGGTATTGTTTGCCTTATTTTACAGGTAACAATTATTGGATGGATACCGGCCGCAATATGGGCGTTTACATCACTTAACCGCATGTATGCCGATAGGCGAACCACCAGGATTATCCGGGCAATGGGCGGAAGATAA
- a CDS encoding ATP-dependent DNA ligase, translated as MKNFAELIKALDSSNKTSVKVDALTEYFRVASDKDRVWTIAILSHRRPPRPVNTTLLRIWASELANIPLWLFEESYHIVGDLAETIALVIPTSNNHSEKTLTEYVEEMITLKRKTDEEKREYLHQNWLALNYYERFVFTKLITGSFRIGVSQKLMTRALSKATGVDEDVLAYKLMGDWNPEKISFQNLVMEERAQDFESKPYPFYLAYAIEGEPESLGDCADWSAEHKWDGIRSQTIIRNGKMFVWSRGEELVTDKYPEFGKFLDVIPDGTVIDGEILPWIDGGVGSFNDLQTRIGRKTVSASLLAKTPVIIKAYDLLEWGGEDIRQKPFIERRKLLEELYENVKDYQIPLHLSERVEFGCWDDVMMERAKAREIRSEGLMFKRKDSPYLVGRKKGDWWKWKLDPFSIDAVLTYAMRGSGRRATLFTDYTFALWDTKEDGTKELVTFAKAYSGLTDAEFRMVDDFIKKNTLERFGPVRSVTPKLVFEIGFEGIALSGRHKSGVATRFPRILRWRTDKKIEDANTLDDLKAMIPK; from the coding sequence ATGAAAAACTTCGCGGAACTTATAAAGGCGCTCGACAGCAGCAACAAGACCTCGGTTAAGGTAGATGCCTTGACGGAGTATTTCCGCGTGGCCAGCGATAAGGACCGCGTCTGGACGATTGCCATACTGTCGCACCGCCGTCCACCGCGCCCCGTAAACACTACGTTGTTGCGGATATGGGCGAGTGAACTGGCTAACATTCCGCTTTGGCTTTTTGAAGAAAGCTACCACATTGTGGGCGACCTTGCCGAGACTATTGCCCTGGTAATCCCGACAAGCAATAATCATTCAGAAAAGACCCTGACCGAGTATGTGGAGGAAATGATTACGCTCAAACGCAAGACCGATGAGGAGAAACGCGAGTACCTGCATCAAAACTGGCTGGCGCTGAACTATTACGAACGTTTTGTTTTCACCAAGCTGATAACGGGCAGCTTCCGTATCGGGGTGAGCCAAAAGCTGATGACAAGGGCGCTCTCAAAAGCTACGGGTGTGGATGAAGATGTACTGGCTTACAAGCTCATGGGCGACTGGAATCCGGAAAAGATATCTTTTCAAAACCTGGTGATGGAAGAGCGGGCGCAGGACTTTGAGTCGAAACCTTACCCATTCTATCTCGCCTATGCAATCGAGGGCGAACCCGAAAGCTTGGGCGATTGTGCCGACTGGAGTGCCGAGCACAAGTGGGATGGTATACGCAGCCAGACCATCATCCGCAACGGGAAAATGTTTGTGTGGAGCCGGGGCGAAGAACTGGTGACAGACAAATACCCGGAGTTTGGGAAATTTTTGGATGTGATTCCGGATGGAACTGTGATTGACGGAGAGATACTTCCGTGGATAGATGGTGGTGTGGGTTCGTTCAACGACCTGCAGACACGTATAGGGCGCAAAACGGTATCGGCATCATTGCTTGCTAAAACGCCGGTAATCATAAAAGCGTATGACCTATTGGAATGGGGAGGGGAAGACATTCGCCAGAAGCCATTTATTGAAAGGCGAAAGCTGTTGGAAGAGCTATATGAAAACGTAAAGGACTACCAGATTCCATTGCATCTTTCAGAGCGGGTAGAGTTTGGCTGTTGGGATGATGTAATGATGGAAAGGGCAAAGGCACGCGAAATTCGCAGCGAAGGCCTCATGTTCAAGCGGAAGGATTCGCCTTACTTAGTTGGCCGTAAAAAAGGCGACTGGTGGAAATGGAAACTCGACCCGTTCTCTATAGATGCCGTGCTTACCTACGCCATGCGCGGCAGCGGCCGACGTGCCACGCTCTTTACCGATTATACTTTTGCACTGTGGGATACAAAAGAAGACGGCACAAAAGAGCTCGTGACCTTTGCCAAAGCATATAGCGGACTAACAGATGCGGAGTTCCGTATGGTAGATGATTTTATTAAAAAGAATACACTGGAACGTTTTGGCCCCGTCCGCAGCGTAACGCCCAAGCTTGTCTTTGAAATAGGCTTTGAAGGGATAGCGCTTTCGGGGCGACATAAAAGCGGCGTTGCAACCCGTTTCCCGCGTATTCTCCGTTGGCGAACGGACAAAAAGATAGAAGACGCTAATACGTTGGATGATTTAAAAGCGATGATACCGAAGTAG
- a CDS encoding ligase-associated DNA damage response exonuclease has product MKQPLLAFNDKGIYCAQADVYLDPWRPVDKAIITHGHADHSRWGHRQYITHHMNVPIIKHRLGDISVTGKDWGETFTINGVTFSFHPAGHIIGSAQVRVEHKGEVWVFTGDYKTEDDGISTPYEVVKCHTFITENTFGLPAFKWLPQQEVMDDINNWWANNKAEGRTSILFGYTLGKAQRLLKYLDPNIGRIYTHGAVENMTNVLRPMVSFPETIRVTAEVKKEDFPGSIVLAPPSAHGSIWIRKMTPYVTGSASGWMAFRGARRRRAIDKGFVLSDHCDWQGLLESIKATGAEKIICTHGYSDIFSTYLREQGYDARTEKTQYEGDEGEVTDAKDMEADNVEEM; this is encoded by the coding sequence ATGAAACAGCCCCTGCTGGCATTTAACGATAAAGGCATTTACTGCGCGCAGGCCGATGTGTACCTCGACCCGTGGCGCCCGGTAGATAAGGCCATCATCACCCACGGCCATGCCGACCATAGCCGCTGGGGCCACAGGCAGTACATAACCCACCACATGAACGTGCCCATCATAAAGCACCGCCTTGGCGACATCTCCGTAACCGGGAAAGACTGGGGCGAAACCTTTACCATCAATGGCGTTACGTTCTCATTCCACCCCGCCGGGCACATCATCGGCAGTGCGCAGGTGCGGGTAGAGCACAAGGGCGAAGTTTGGGTATTCACAGGCGACTACAAAACCGAAGATGACGGCATTTCCACACCCTACGAGGTCGTAAAATGCCACACGTTCATTACCGAAAACACCTTTGGGCTGCCGGCTTTCAAATGGCTTCCGCAGCAGGAAGTGATGGACGACATAAACAACTGGTGGGCCAACAACAAAGCCGAAGGCCGCACGTCGATATTGTTCGGGTACACACTGGGCAAGGCACAGCGGTTATTAAAATACCTCGACCCCAACATCGGCAGGATATACACCCACGGCGCGGTCGAGAATATGACAAACGTGCTTCGGCCTATGGTTAGTTTCCCCGAAACAATACGTGTAACAGCAGAGGTAAAGAAAGAAGATTTCCCCGGTAGCATTGTGCTGGCGCCGCCAAGCGCGCACGGCAGCATCTGGATACGCAAGATGACGCCGTATGTCACAGGCTCGGCAAGTGGGTGGATGGCGTTCCGCGGGGCGAGGAGAAGGCGGGCTATAGACAAAGGCTTTGTGCTGAGCGACCATTGCGACTGGCAGGGACTGCTGGAGAGCATCAAGGCCACTGGCGCAGAGAAAATAATATGCACACACGGCTACAGTGATATCTTCAGCACCTACCTGCGCGAACAGGGGTATGACGCCCGCACCGAAAAAACGCAGTACGAAGGCGATGAAGGCGAAGTAACCGATGCAAAAGATATGGAGGCTGATAATGTGGAGGAAATGTAG
- a CDS encoding ligase-associated DNA damage response DEXH box helicase has protein sequence MNREQLFDIINSWFDSRGWKPFPFQTQTWTAFLQGKHGLLNAPTGSGKTYALWAPVIMDYIKNNPNYKTKHKPGLKAIWITPLRALSVEIMQAASRMADELGTGLTVGVRTGDTSSSERSKQKKTMPDLLITTPESMQLMLASKDYTSVFKTCGAIIIDEWHELLGTKRGVQVELALSRLKAVAPKMRIWGISATIGNLEQAMQVLLGTDPEALENAQMIRAHINKKINVISVVPEKMDAYPWRGHMGLHLVDEVAKIIKKSQTTLVFTNVRSQCEVWYQALLEKYPEFAGEMAMHHGSIAKETRQWVEQAIRDERLKAVICTSSLDLGVDFAPVETVVQIGGPKGVARFLQRAGRSGHRPGQESNIYFLATHAIELIEASALKRAVKETVVEDRVPYLNSWDVLVQYLVSLAVSDGFYPDEIYKEVKTTFCFQGMTEEEWQFCLNFITKGSQSLRAYDEFKKVEIEADGKFKVHSKAVALRHRMQIGTIVGDSVMNVKFFGGGYIGSVEEWFISKLNPGDVFIFAGRKLELHRVKNMEVLVRMANPGAKAVHASWMGGRLTLSSQMSELIREEMYAANTDTMSRELRALAPMFKRQRKESIVPTDEEFLIETFKTREGYHAIFYPFEGRYVHEALASVMAYRISLLSPITFSLAYNDYGFELLSDKEIDMQAVLDNDLFTPHHLHADLQASLNSTEMARRKFRDIAVIAGLVFTGYPGKVVKTKHLQSSSQLIFDVFRDYEPNNLLFTQAYRETFEHQLEEGRLLIALERIQNQTIVWKQCEKPTPFSFPIITDRLREKLTSETLADRIKRMTASYMKGDS, from the coding sequence GTGAACAGGGAACAGCTTTTCGACATAATCAACTCCTGGTTTGACAGCCGGGGCTGGAAGCCGTTTCCGTTCCAGACACAAACGTGGACAGCTTTTTTGCAGGGTAAGCACGGCCTGCTCAACGCCCCCACCGGCAGCGGGAAGACTTATGCACTTTGGGCGCCGGTGATAATGGATTATATAAAGAACAACCCCAATTATAAGACAAAACACAAGCCGGGATTAAAAGCCATTTGGATAACGCCGCTACGGGCGCTTTCTGTAGAAATTATGCAGGCCGCCAGCCGTATGGCAGATGAATTAGGGACGGGATTAACGGTCGGCGTACGTACTGGTGATACATCATCATCTGAAAGGTCAAAGCAGAAAAAAACAATGCCCGACCTGCTCATAACCACACCCGAAAGCATGCAGCTGATGCTCGCATCCAAAGACTATACTTCTGTCTTTAAAACTTGCGGAGCAATTATCATTGACGAATGGCATGAGCTGCTCGGCACCAAAAGAGGTGTGCAGGTGGAGCTGGCATTAAGTCGCCTCAAAGCTGTAGCGCCAAAAATGCGTATCTGGGGGATATCGGCCACCATAGGCAATCTGGAACAGGCCATGCAGGTGCTTTTGGGAACTGACCCCGAAGCGCTTGAGAACGCACAGATGATACGCGCGCACATCAACAAGAAGATAAATGTTATCTCAGTAGTTCCTGAAAAGATGGACGCCTACCCGTGGCGGGGGCACATGGGCCTTCACCTGGTTGATGAGGTAGCGAAAATCATAAAGAAAAGCCAGACTACGCTGGTGTTCACAAACGTACGTTCGCAGTGCGAAGTATGGTACCAGGCGCTGCTTGAAAAGTATCCGGAATTTGCAGGCGAAATGGCTATGCATCACGGAAGCATTGCTAAAGAAACGCGGCAGTGGGTAGAGCAGGCTATACGCGATGAACGGCTAAAAGCTGTTATCTGCACCTCAAGCCTGGATTTGGGTGTCGACTTTGCACCCGTTGAAACCGTGGTACAGATAGGCGGGCCAAAAGGTGTTGCGCGTTTTTTGCAACGGGCAGGACGAAGCGGGCATAGGCCGGGGCAGGAAAGCAACATCTACTTCCTCGCCACGCATGCCATTGAGCTGATAGAAGCATCAGCCCTGAAACGTGCAGTGAAAGAAACGGTAGTGGAAGACCGTGTGCCTTATCTAAACAGTTGGGATGTGCTTGTTCAGTATCTCGTGTCATTGGCCGTAAGTGATGGTTTTTATCCTGATGAAATCTATAAGGAGGTGAAGACTACATTTTGCTTTCAGGGAATGACGGAAGAGGAGTGGCAATTCTGTCTCAACTTCATTACAAAAGGCAGCCAGAGCCTTCGTGCATATGACGAGTTTAAAAAGGTAGAAATAGAAGCCGACGGTAAGTTCAAGGTGCATAGTAAGGCAGTTGCTCTGCGGCACAGGATGCAGATAGGTACAATAGTAGGTGACTCGGTTATGAACGTTAAGTTCTTTGGCGGGGGATATATAGGCAGCGTTGAAGAATGGTTTATATCAAAATTAAATCCCGGAGACGTTTTCATTTTTGCGGGACGAAAACTGGAGCTTCATCGCGTAAAAAATATGGAGGTGCTGGTGAGGATGGCTAACCCCGGCGCTAAGGCGGTACATGCCAGCTGGATGGGAGGCAGGCTCACCTTATCCTCACAAATGAGCGAACTGATACGTGAAGAAATGTATGCAGCCAATACCGATACCATGTCGCGCGAATTGCGTGCGCTTGCCCCCATGTTCAAACGCCAGCGCAAAGAAAGCATTGTACCTACGGATGAGGAATTCCTGATTGAAACGTTTAAAACCCGCGAAGGCTACCATGCCATTTTTTATCCGTTTGAAGGGCGATATGTTCATGAAGCCCTGGCAAGCGTTATGGCCTACAGGATTAGTCTGTTGTCGCCCATAACATTCTCCCTTGCCTATAATGACTATGGTTTTGAGCTGCTATCTGATAAAGAAATCGATATGCAGGCTGTTTTAGATAATGACCTGTTCACGCCGCATCACCTCCATGCCGATTTGCAGGCCAGCCTTAATTCTACTGAAATGGCCCGGCGTAAATTTCGTGATATTGCCGTGATTGCAGGGTTGGTATTTACAGGTTATCCCGGAAAGGTAGTCAAGACCAAGCACCTGCAAAGCAGTTCGCAACTGATATTTGATGTGTTCAGGGATTATGAACCTAATAATTTACTGTTCACACAGGCCTATCGTGAAACATTTGAGCACCAATTGGAAGAAGGACGATTGCTGATAGCCCTTGAGCGGATACAAAACCAGACCATTGTCTGGAAGCAATGCGAAAAGCCGACTCCATTCAGTTTCCCTATTATTACTGACAGGCTTCGTGAAAAACTTACCAGCGAAACTCTGGCAGACAGAATAAAACGTATGACAGCAAGCTATATGAAAGGGGATAGTTAG
- a CDS encoding PmeII family type II restriction endonuclease — MTPINLQDVTQYVEQNIGTFHLKRIQCLDELKLIKVLKRKNPYLFKAKYLMTADEIVRSLVDAHISSNEETIFGDWLEGLAIFINEKVYGGRKSGIPNIDLEFDNDGIRYIVTIKSGPNWGNSSQIKKLALDFITAKKTLRTSNSKLHVIAVNGCCYGRDNNSDKGDYFKYCGQKFWEFISGDSHLYTELIEPLGHQAKERNEDFLKSYSQMINKFVKEFINEYCDEAGAIKWDKIVEINSAIVDPTSRLKKF, encoded by the coding sequence ATGACTCCAATAAACCTTCAAGACGTTACTCAATACGTTGAACAAAATATTGGTACATTTCATTTAAAGCGCATTCAATGTTTAGATGAATTAAAGCTAATTAAAGTTCTTAAACGTAAAAATCCATACTTATTTAAAGCTAAATATCTTATGACTGCAGATGAAATTGTACGCAGTCTTGTAGACGCTCACATTTCTTCGAATGAGGAAACAATTTTTGGCGATTGGCTTGAAGGTTTAGCAATCTTTATAAATGAGAAAGTATATGGTGGGAGAAAGTCAGGAATTCCAAATATAGATTTAGAGTTTGATAATGATGGCATCCGGTATATTGTAACAATTAAATCCGGACCTAATTGGGGAAATAGTTCACAAATAAAGAAACTTGCATTAGACTTTATTACCGCTAAAAAGACTTTAAGAACAAGTAATTCAAAATTACATGTCATTGCTGTGAATGGATGTTGTTATGGAAGGGACAATAACTCAGATAAAGGAGATTACTTTAAATACTGCGGGCAAAAATTTTGGGAATTTATTTCTGGTGATTCACATTTATATACAGAATTAATTGAGCCACTTGGACACCAGGCAAAAGAACGTAACGAAGATTTCCTAAAGTCTTATTCACAAATGATAAATAAGTTCGTTAAAGAATTTATTAATGAATATTGTGATGAAGCAGGCGCAATTAAATGGGATAAAATTGTAGAAATCAATTCTGCAATTGTGGATCCTACATCACGTCTTAAAAAGTTTTAG